The genomic stretch TAATCTTAGCTATTTCTCTCATCAAAGAAAAATTTGATGTACCACGGCGCATTTATTTAGCTACTTCTATTGGCGGAGGATTAGTGCTGTACGGTTGCTTGAGCCTGATTGATATTATTCATGATACCTATGGTGGGTGGATAGGCGCCTCCGGTTCTTGGTGGGCTATTTATTTGGGCACGGCTGGCGCCATTATTTTTTTAATTTCTCTTATTATTGTAGGATGGTTTATAGCTTTGAATATTGGTTTTGATACTATTTTTAAAAAGAAAGAAATTTCCCTGAAAGCAGAATCCCAGGCGACTGTTCCCCCAGGGTCTTCGCTGCTTTCTAAAATTTTGGAGAAGAATAATACAGTCGCTAAAACCGAAGTGAAGGTAAACGACAATTTGGGAACTAGTGATGGAGAAGCCAAAAATGTGGCAATGGAAGAAAAAAGAGATTTAAAAAAGAACAAGGGGGAAACAGAAGAGTCTTTCCAATATAAGCATTTCATTAATTACATTATTCCGCCGCTAAGTTTGTTAGAATCTGATAGCGATAAACCTACTTCAGGAGATATTAGGGCTAACACTAATATCATTAAAAGAACTTTGCAGAATTTTGGCATCGAAGTAGAAATGGCCGAAATTAACGTTGGCCCGACAGTTACGCAATATACCCTCAAACCGGCAGAAGGTATTAGGCTCTCTAGAATTATGGCTCTGCAGAATGACCTTTCTTTGGCTTTAGCGGCTAATCCCTTAAGACTGGAAGCGCCTATTCCCGGGAAATCTTTGGTAGGCATTGAAGTGCCTAATAAATCGGTGGCCCTTGTTCGTTTAAAAAATATTTTGCAACAGCCGGATTTTATCGAACACAATAATCCTTTAATGTTTGCCTTGGGTCGTGACGTAACCGGCAGCGCCCTTTATGCCTCACTAGACAAAATGCCCCACCTTTTAATTGCTGGCGCCACTGGCACAGGCAAATCTGTCTGTATTCATAACATTATTATTTCTCTTTTGATGAGAAATTCTCCCGAGATTCTTAAGTTAATTCTCATTGACCCTAAGAGGGTAGAGCTCTCTCATTATAACGGCATTCCGCATCTCTTAACGCCAGTGATTACTGATAACAAAAAAGCTTTACCGGCTTTACGCTGGGCGATTACTGAGATGGAGAGACGTTATGATTTGTTGCAAAAAAGCGGTAGTCGAGACATAAAAAGTTATAATATAAAAGCCCTGAGTCACAAAGAGCCTCCTTTGCCTTATATTGTTATTTTGATAGATGAACTGGCCGATTTAATGATGTCTTATGGTAGAGAGCTGGAAGGGGCGATTGTGAGGTTGGCTCAAATGGCAAGAGCCGTGGGCATCCATTTAGTGATTTCTACGCAAAGGCCGTCAGTAGAAGTAATTACGGGATTAATTAAAGCGAATATTACTGCTCGTATTGCTTTTCAGGTGGCTTCACAAATTGATTCTCGCACTATTCTTGATAGTGCCGGGGCTGAAAAACTTTTGGGGCATGGAGATATGTTATATTTGGCCCCCGATTCTTCTAAGCCTAAACGTATTCAAGCTTCCTATGTTTCCGAA from Candidatus Paceibacterota bacterium encodes the following:
- a CDS encoding DNA translocase FtsK gives rise to the protein MAKKRSKFRKQQNESNFSLPSLPRLEIGESTKVAILAIFLVVFSFILILGYFQLAGAAGKVLFSSFDSLLGKGYFILPLILLILAISLIKEKFDVPRRIYLATSIGGGLVLYGCLSLIDIIHDTYGGWIGASGSWWAIYLGTAGAIIFLISLIIVGWFIALNIGFDTIFKKKEISLKAESQATVPPGSSLLSKILEKNNTVAKTEVKVNDNLGTSDGEAKNVAMEEKRDLKKNKGETEESFQYKHFINYIIPPLSLLESDSDKPTSGDIRANTNIIKRTLQNFGIEVEMAEINVGPTVTQYTLKPAEGIRLSRIMALQNDLSLALAANPLRLEAPIPGKSLVGIEVPNKSVALVRLKNILQQPDFIEHNNPLMFALGRDVTGSALYASLDKMPHLLIAGATGTGKSVCIHNIIISLLMRNSPEILKLILIDPKRVELSHYNGIPHLLTPVITDNKKALPALRWAITEMERRYDLLQKSGSRDIKSYNIKALSHKEPPLPYIVILIDELADLMMSYGRELEGAIVRLAQMARAVGIHLVISTQRPSVEVITGLIKANITARIAFQVASQIDSRTILDSAGAEKLLGHGDMLYLAPDSSKPKRIQASYVSEQEVDKVVSFILDQADKFIGASEEITLDDKAERGIVDQINLDSFGDSEDDMYDQAYDLVVESQKASASFLQRRLRVGYARAARLLDILEERGVIGPGEGAKPRDVLVSKADADAQKFIDEHDSPDNNNEIMEE